The proteins below are encoded in one region of Neoasaia chiangmaiensis:
- a CDS encoding MFS transporter, translating into MTTTMDRLRPLLGFAGVIMLAMANELNETVSDAALADVSGGLGFSHDPGTWYQSIYTAAEICGMAFAPWCEETFSIYRFAMFVAALGIAPTVCIPFTHNLSLLYIERWLQGLDTGFTVPCVMTIALRVLPPPIRLWGLACYAMTATFYPNLNFAFAGLWTDLVGWQFVFFQCVPFDVIAALLMWYGMPRDPLELDRFNNFNWAGVLLVLVGVSSGATVFEQGDRLDWFNSPLICVLSVLAVGALPLFIINEIRHPSPLLDFRLMRRRNFAYGVVTLNLFVILTECSTTVPILYLDEVMGFRTEQSQLVVTEIACLQFIFLPAMALILNRSWVDARYLIGLGLGAIMAACIGESNLTVEWYRDQFYAWQALQGMGEAMIVVSLVMMATNDLTPADGPFASGLINAPRATGAAIGGWLVDLVHRWRGSLHSNRLADQLGRERFRTYQATGVSWRHPAPLLPNGAPRAPGSVTAFREEFSKQVAVLTISDTFLVFAGVAGLMFVILLILPVRTYPPRIAIPRQRLPRALKSGG; encoded by the coding sequence ATGACCACTACAATGGACCGACTACGCCCTCTGCTGGGCTTCGCAGGCGTGATCATGCTGGCGATGGCGAACGAGCTCAATGAGACGGTCTCCGATGCCGCGCTCGCGGATGTCTCGGGCGGCTTGGGCTTCAGTCACGATCCTGGAACGTGGTACCAGAGCATTTACACGGCCGCGGAGATCTGCGGCATGGCGTTTGCGCCGTGGTGTGAGGAAACATTCTCGATTTATCGGTTTGCGATGTTTGTTGCGGCGTTGGGAATCGCGCCCACTGTCTGCATTCCGTTCACGCATAACCTCAGTCTGCTCTATATCGAACGCTGGCTTCAGGGACTGGACACCGGCTTCACGGTCCCCTGCGTCATGACCATCGCGTTGCGCGTATTACCTCCGCCAATTCGGTTATGGGGCCTCGCCTGCTATGCCATGACCGCGACATTTTACCCAAATCTGAACTTCGCGTTTGCTGGTTTGTGGACGGACTTGGTCGGCTGGCAGTTCGTTTTTTTTCAGTGTGTTCCGTTCGACGTAATCGCTGCATTGCTGATGTGGTATGGGATGCCGCGGGATCCCCTCGAGCTCGATCGGTTCAACAACTTTAACTGGGCTGGCGTTCTTCTCGTCCTGGTTGGCGTTTCGTCGGGTGCGACGGTTTTCGAGCAGGGTGATCGGCTCGACTGGTTCAACAGCCCACTTATCTGTGTCCTTTCGGTTCTCGCTGTCGGCGCACTTCCGCTGTTTATCATCAACGAGATCCGCCATCCGTCACCATTGCTTGATTTTCGTTTGATGCGGCGCCGGAATTTTGCGTACGGAGTTGTGACCCTCAATCTGTTCGTTATCCTGACGGAATGCTCGACGACAGTGCCGATCCTCTACCTCGACGAGGTTATGGGGTTCCGAACTGAGCAATCGCAGCTTGTCGTGACAGAAATCGCCTGTCTGCAATTCATCTTCCTACCGGCGATGGCCCTGATCCTCAATCGTTCCTGGGTCGACGCACGCTATCTCATCGGTCTTGGGCTCGGCGCGATCATGGCGGCCTGCATTGGTGAATCCAATCTTACCGTCGAGTGGTATCGGGATCAGTTTTATGCGTGGCAAGCCCTGCAAGGGATGGGCGAAGCCATGATTGTCGTATCGCTCGTGATGATGGCGACGAACGACCTGACCCCGGCCGATGGACCGTTCGCATCCGGTTTGATCAACGCGCCCCGCGCCACAGGCGCTGCGATCGGGGGGTGGCTGGTCGATCTGGTCCATCGTTGGCGGGGGAGTCTGCACTCCAACCGACTGGCCGATCAACTGGGTCGCGAGCGTTTCCGTACCTATCAGGCGACCGGGGTATCCTGGCGCCATCCGGCTCCGCTTCTTCCGAATGGTGCTCCGCGCGCTCCAGGAAGCGTGACCGCCTTTCGGGAAGAGTTTTCTAAGCAGGTCGCTGTACTCACCATAAGTGACACATTTCTCGTTTTTGCCGGTGTCGCCGGCCTGATGTTCGTGATTCTGCTGATCCTTCCCGTTCGAACCTATCCACCGCGAATTGCCATACCGCGTCAGCGCCTACCACGAGCGTTGAAATCTGGTGGTTGA
- a CDS encoding LysR family transcriptional regulator, translating into MITPAKPSRGRSRSIVVVMGGADSSTMFFRPVMGLASFLTEHLDYQKNQSCNARIASSKMVAVLAYGCNMPRSLDFNQLLTLEILLEEQSVVRAARRLNTSPATISRALARIRDDFGDAILVASGRGLAPTQYALDLLPRVHGVLESARGLYDAAPMPDLRAMTPRFTLVLAEAVIEAYGTSLADAIWKQCPGATIHFLDEVPLQENERLRRGEVDLYVGVFGTIGPEIMRQTVRSGFTKGAVRDDHPLLSGPLEISRLFKYGHIMVSRDSNMRQPIDDVLARHGSSKRRIELVVPTYAIALAMLRKTDLILGLPDFLMSGSHIDKHKIGFLSDPTPTAPFDIFQAWHPRLGKDPVHRWLRETVQKVIAQ; encoded by the coding sequence ATGATCACGCCTGCGAAGCCCAGCAGAGGGCGTAGTCGGTCCATTGTAGTGGTCATGGGTGGAGCTGACTCTTCGACAATGTTTTTCCGTCCCGTTATGGGATTGGCGTCATTTTTGACCGAACATCTCGATTATCAGAAGAATCAATCTTGCAATGCGAGGATTGCATCCAGCAAAATGGTCGCTGTCCTCGCATATGGATGCAACATGCCGCGCTCTCTTGACTTCAATCAGCTCCTCACACTTGAAATCCTGCTTGAGGAACAAAGCGTTGTCCGGGCCGCACGGCGCCTCAACACAAGTCCGGCCACGATCAGCCGCGCGCTTGCGCGTATCCGGGACGACTTCGGCGACGCCATTCTCGTCGCGTCTGGCCGCGGCCTTGCTCCGACGCAGTATGCGCTCGATCTGCTCCCGCGCGTGCACGGTGTGCTTGAAAGCGCACGCGGTCTCTACGACGCGGCACCAATGCCGGATCTGCGTGCCATGACACCGCGCTTTACGCTTGTCCTGGCGGAGGCAGTCATCGAAGCCTATGGAACGTCATTGGCGGACGCGATCTGGAAACAATGCCCTGGCGCGACAATTCACTTTCTGGATGAAGTGCCTTTACAGGAAAATGAGCGTCTTCGGCGCGGTGAGGTCGATCTGTATGTCGGTGTCTTTGGAACAATCGGTCCGGAAATCATGCGGCAGACTGTTCGCTCCGGGTTTACGAAAGGTGCTGTGAGAGACGACCATCCTCTCCTTTCAGGGCCATTGGAAATTTCGCGGTTATTCAAATACGGCCACATCATGGTCTCGCGTGACAGCAACATGCGACAGCCCATCGACGATGTATTGGCTCGGCACGGCTCATCAAAACGCCGCATCGAACTTGTCGTGCCAACCTACGCTATTGCTCTCGCGATGTTGAGAAAGACTGACCTGATTCTCGGGCTCCCGGATTTTCTCATGTCGGGATCACATATCGACAAGCACAAGATCGGTTTCCTCTCGGATCCCACGCCAACGGCGCCATTCGATATTTTTCAAGCCTGGCATCCCAGGCTCGGCAAAGACCCTGTGCATCGCTGGTTACGAGAGACAGTTCAGAAGGTTATCGCCCAGTAA
- a CDS encoding alpha-N-acetylglucosaminidase: MFRTNMSTVVAFLSCIELASCSQVKYMPQNEQMSGPAYDVLSRSMPDWRDKITFSLLNDHDTHDHFSVRTENGKVVVAGNSQIALLAGSGWYMKYYGLDQLSSNGAPMPKNPSVVALDKEINKRSSVIYRYALNQNTDGYTSPYWNWRKWEHEIDIYALAGINTMLVERGAEAVISRTLMHFGYSSENVRTDLTMPAHMNWQLMGNMCCFAGPPSTHLLEKRIESAQQILRRLRELGITPVLPGFYGMVPADFKKHFPKAHVINQGRWNDFQRPAWLDPRDPLFPKIAATYYAEQRALFGDTSIYDLELFQEGGTPGDVPIPDAAAEIEKALQAAHPGARWMILGWRNQPAAGILRVVPNDKMFIVDLRQNVIRSADRGRELLGADYLYGGLWEFGGRTTLGGEAYDYGVRLPSLPAKQPALIGTAIFTEAMDHNPYLFDLFSEAAWHNQPIDLRSWTKSFADRRYGAADSHVEAAWQDLLQTVYSTQATYSSDAGENAAPIDSLFNAQPSLDARSAFNGNQKVAGYSFKALQNAFETLLEAPAAFDSSTAYRYDVVDVGHQVLANTARILLPKIKAAYVSKDRMTFERDTKLWYDLMTLQDELLGTEYFFRVGHWLENTKQWADTPEEEKKLNYDARSILTNWGDRSASQAGGLHDYANKDWAGLTNDYYRHRWEIYFKSLDAALISGMPPRKIDWYAAGEEWNRNSAAYDPLPVGNSRTVALKVKDFLNSSRADDLRVSLGNR; encoded by the coding sequence CTTCTCAATGATCACGATACGCATGATCATTTTTCGGTTCGAACCGAAAACGGAAAAGTTGTGGTGGCGGGTAATTCCCAAATCGCGCTTTTGGCTGGAAGCGGCTGGTATATGAAATACTATGGGCTGGACCAATTGTCGTCCAACGGTGCCCCAATGCCGAAAAACCCTTCTGTCGTGGCACTAGATAAAGAGATCAATAAGCGTTCTTCCGTAATATATAGATATGCTCTTAATCAAAATACAGATGGGTATACTTCTCCTTACTGGAATTGGCGAAAGTGGGAGCACGAAATTGATATATATGCTCTTGCTGGCATTAATACTATGCTTGTTGAGCGCGGGGCCGAGGCGGTTATTTCTCGAACTTTAATGCACTTTGGCTATTCTTCTGAAAATGTGCGTACTGACCTTACTATGCCTGCGCATATGAACTGGCAGCTCATGGGGAACATGTGTTGTTTCGCTGGTCCACCTTCCACGCATTTGTTAGAAAAACGGATCGAATCTGCTCAGCAAATACTGAGACGTCTACGTGAATTAGGTATCACTCCCGTTCTCCCTGGCTTTTACGGGATGGTACCTGCGGATTTCAAAAAACATTTTCCAAAGGCTCACGTAATCAATCAAGGGCGCTGGAATGATTTTCAACGCCCGGCTTGGCTCGATCCGCGAGATCCTTTGTTTCCTAAAATAGCGGCCACTTATTACGCAGAACAACGTGCGCTTTTCGGTGATACCTCAATATATGATTTGGAGCTATTTCAGGAGGGAGGAACCCCTGGAGATGTGCCAATTCCAGATGCTGCTGCCGAGATTGAAAAAGCACTTCAAGCTGCGCATCCCGGGGCTCGGTGGATGATACTTGGCTGGCGTAACCAACCAGCAGCAGGAATTCTGCGTGTAGTGCCGAATGATAAAATGTTTATCGTTGATTTGCGGCAGAACGTTATCCGAAGCGCCGATCGCGGTCGGGAGTTGCTTGGTGCGGACTACCTCTACGGTGGTCTATGGGAGTTTGGTGGGCGTACGACGCTTGGTGGCGAGGCATATGATTATGGTGTCCGTTTACCCAGTTTGCCCGCAAAGCAACCTGCATTAATCGGTACGGCTATTTTTACGGAAGCAATGGATCATAATCCCTACTTGTTTGATTTGTTTTCTGAGGCGGCCTGGCATAATCAGCCGATCGATTTAAGATCTTGGACGAAAAGTTTCGCGGATCGCCGCTACGGTGCCGCAGATTCGCATGTGGAAGCTGCGTGGCAGGACTTGCTTCAGACCGTTTATTCAACACAGGCAACCTATAGTAGCGATGCTGGCGAGAATGCGGCGCCGATTGACAGCCTCTTTAATGCTCAACCATCACTGGATGCTCGCAGTGCGTTCAATGGTAACCAAAAGGTTGCAGGATATTCTTTCAAGGCATTACAAAATGCTTTTGAGACCTTGCTCGAGGCCCCTGCGGCCTTCGATTCCAGCACGGCGTATCGTTATGATGTTGTGGATGTCGGTCATCAAGTACTTGCTAATACCGCACGAATTTTACTTCCAAAGATCAAAGCGGCTTATGTGTCCAAAGACCGTATGACATTCGAACGCGATACAAAGCTCTGGTATGACTTAATGACATTGCAGGACGAGTTGCTCGGAACCGAATACTTTTTTCGTGTGGGGCATTGGCTGGAAAATACAAAACAGTGGGCGGATACCCCTGAGGAGGAAAAAAAACTCAATTATGATGCTCGCTCTATCCTAACCAACTGGGGTGATCGTAGCGCTAGCCAAGCTGGTGGTTTACATGATTATGCTAATAAAGACTGGGCTGGCCTTACCAACGATTATTACCGCCACCGATGGGAGATCTATTTCAAATCTTTGGATGCAGCTTTGATTTCTGGAATGCCCCCGAGGAAGATCGATTGGTATGCTGCAGGCGAAGAATGGAACCGAAATTCTGCGGCGTATGATCCTCTGCCGGTTGGCAATTCAAGGACGGTAGCATTGAAAGTAAAGGACTTTCTAAATAGTTCTCGGGCGGACGATCTGAGAGTTTCTTTGGGAAATCGGTGA